In Apis cerana isolate GH-2021 linkage group LG5, AcerK_1.0, whole genome shotgun sequence, a single genomic region encodes these proteins:
- the LOC107998662 gene encoding protein aurora borealis, giving the protein MEKLKWTTPIKNGNECENLTIKSPVIYKTPVKQYETNSKRTTYQSNISSFSVLPNHITPPSGLTKFMARNPFETDLTNRLHLSVISPTVFSKVSSPSQQSSNFEWSVDELALIQPAKIEEFPIQQIHCIDTETEIKAQAAIDQFFNENEIIPSPWETKRKEIRTKIEVNTPVRSSTDLNLNLDSSNSKKDGWSQTMLTFAPELPSHVMEILKPYFTFVQNQNIESDDANSSNNSLRRKLFFNHEDCVDNDESSICISPVKMNGSLVLSSSPPQSGMLIHGAPLKYLSNEDCHYDTSQINTENLSPPNVSPIHNAIHMSCESVRSHSTTQLNFTMNMSIDQPNNQHKELLDYSLDKSINKKNVETKVEFLNVHNNSICDTRIEKKVLAKNSIYVEHNCDNKSSEFNFKYQNTDNTLKYVTDSCKMNTNDSIFQQTNAMLATSNQQSVSNSAQDTGYQTYSMNNTTNVTDSYNITPVKQKLYWGDQILITDDEFPLSDWKENMKNIFSSTPSRTNREKDNHVF; this is encoded by the exons atggaaaaattaaagtgGACAACGCCAATTAAAAATGGGAACGAATgcgaaaatttaacaattaaaagcCCTGTTATATATAAGACTCCTGTAAAACAATATGAAACAAATTCAAAGCGTACAACATATCAAAGTAATATTAGTTCCTTTAGTGTTCTTCCAAATCATATTACACCTCCCTCAGGTTTAACAAAGTTTATGGCAAGGAATCCGTTTGAGACTGATTTAACTAATAGATTACATTTATCTGTGATTAGTCCAACTGTATTTAGTAag GTTTCAAGTCCATCTCAACAATCTTCAAACTTTGAATGGAGTGTAGATGAGCTAGCTTTAATACAACCAGCAAAAATAGAAGAGTTTCCCATACAACAGATACATTGTATTGACACAGAGACTGAAATAAAAGCTCAAGCAGctattgatcaattttttaatgaaaatgaaataattccaaGTCCATGGGaaacaaagagaaaagaaattagaacaaAAATTGAAGTGAATACTCCTGTAAGGTCTTCCActgatttgaatttgaatttggaTTCTTCTAACTCAAAAAAAGATg gttGGAGTCAAACAATGTTAACATTTGCACCTGAATTGCCATCTCATGtcatggaaattttaaaaccttattttacatttgttcAA aatCAAAACATTGAAAGTGATGATGCAAATTCaagtaataattctttaagaCGAAAGTTGTTCTTCAATCATGAAGATTGTGTAGATAATGATGAATCTTCTATCTGTATATCACCAGTAAAAATGAACGGATCTTTAGTGTTATCTTCCAGTCCTCCACAAAGTGGAATGTTAATTCATGGTGCTCCtttgaaa tatTTATCAAACGAAGATTGTCATTATGATACATCACAAATTAATACAGAAAATTTATCTCCTCCTAATGTATCTCCTATACACAATGCAATCCACATGTCATGCGAAAGTGTAAGATCTCATTCAACTACTCAATTAAACTTTACTATGAATATGAGTATAGATCAACCTAATAATCaacataaagaattattagattattcttTAG ataagtccattaataagaaaaatgtagAAACAAAAGTCGAGTTTTTAAATGTACATAATAATTCCATATGTGATACTcgcatagaaaaaaaagtcctagcaaaaaattcaatctatgTTGAGCACAATTGTGATAATAAAAGTtcagaattcaattttaaatatcaaaatactgACAATACGCTTAAATACGTGACTGATTCGTGCAAAATGAATACGAATGACAGTATTTTTCAGCAAACAAATGCGATGTTAGCTACTTCTAATCAGCAAAGTGTTTCAAACTCTGCACAAGACACAGGTTATCAAACTTATAGTATGAATAATACAACAAATGTTACTGatagttataatattactCCAGTTAAGCAAAAGCTTTATTGGGgtgatcaaattttaataactgatGATGAATTTCCCCTATCTGATTGGAAAGAGaatatgaagaatatttttagttcTACTCCGTCACGAACGAATAGGGAAAAGGATAATCAtgtattttag